A genomic window from Solanum dulcamara chromosome 11, daSolDulc1.2, whole genome shotgun sequence includes:
- the LOC129874018 gene encoding cyclin-dependent protein kinase inhibitor SMR6-like: MGFSKKIKVEGNKEENKKWVIAGIAILAPLRSISTKPRDDSEDEEEFSTTPTARSSRIPERLQCPPAPMKRRTKSMCHYNSGREFFNPPDLESVFIRHVERAN; encoded by the coding sequence ATgggattttcaaaaaaaattaaagtagaaggaaacaaagaagaaaacaagaaaTGGGTAATTGCTGGAATTGCGATTCTTGCTCCTTTGAGATCAATTTCAACTAAACCCAGAGATGattctgaagatgaagaggagtTTTCAACAACTCCGACGGCGAGAAGTTCAAGGATACCGGAAAGACTTCAATGTCCACCGGCGCCGATGAAACGCCGGACAAAATCCATGTGTCATTATAATAGTGGTAGGGAGTTTTTCAATCCACCTGACCTTGAATCTGTATTTATACGCCATGTTGAGAGAGCTAATTAA